In Tenebrio molitor chromosome 8, icTenMoli1.1, whole genome shotgun sequence, a genomic segment contains:
- the LOC138137139 gene encoding uncharacterized protein codes for MTQEVIQIGRRQEEAFENYIPRSVSTISLDINKMSEFCKKTNSLLIICNVSQPWNQAIRQLNLHVMELDQNFNLEEGNELTKVDILLTSNKWDQVYFNAICESTVRNVHLLQVFDDKSCTSVLSKENRFSLEAMESEEGRIDEKKIFTYLDHPLNAICSPPGMGKSTLMSRLSSFCPSTYWSVRANLISHKRVFKKEPVHDDILHHFVQEEEDAFAVKIRSMLLQNKRMYFFLDGLDEIDSDGLQIALDSIKYISSLGHRVWITSRENLEQIVSHSLNIFPIKIEELTEKEQKTYIQKRLQDFYQEDEIERITNKIYANVDIVNSRHLLGVPLQLFMVTENFRDNTNLWREPDQEIFVLTKMYKIFFQGKKNHQHRKVGVHEHEDQIGFDFDLYLEQYELPALKSCLDTITFDKLKINLEKSQNFLEKLKTGDPFGIVSRVTDDNQAIFNHQTYAEFFACAWLKKNLDKVSLLQDSLFTKKNQNLKLIFDIMLAEKSELHLAVIYRDTNLVLKHLHKNEVKDEGGRNPLQLLCTYGVRYPVLIKMYGPLYWEKEIEGVSTQYREIFKMLSHCDVFQKDDVFRWNCFDYTIRLRNLFAVDRFLERSEDSISLESSFIHYDTITLAYYSSKMVYPNLLRAAITKNSIALSVRFGYRSLTLLHVVIEEIKKNNEIAPSIMEEGIQVITTLIECGLDVDGQCLCKRTALHYASELNNDVIVKVLLEQGANINLTDKNGQNALHIALQNSEVNMRIIKLLIDKGIDVETKDQKGKTPLHFCCSRLHYDALIMLLNHDLPTKVVTKKKRNLLHAIWRQRKPNKNVMSSLISKGVDVNVKDFRGRTPLHYTCCRDFDLLDLCSFDHSDTSKANIISCLLENGASVNAKDLENKSILYFAVCTSNYNCVKVLLDHGADINAVCDNGKTVLHAAVVEMLSPDIEIIQFLLSHGVDANQRDGLEMTALDYAVAFNSPHRLVKILFDATAHD; via the coding sequence atgacacaagaagtTATTCAAATCGGTAGAAGGCAGGAGGAGGCGTTTGAAAATTACATTCCCAGAAGTGTTTCTACGATTAGTTtagacataaataaaatgtcagaGTTTTGTAAGAAAACAAATTCTCTCCTAATTATCTGTAACGTTTCTCAACCTTGGAATCAAGCTATTCGACAGTTGAATTTGCACGTGATGGAGCTTGACCAGAACTTCAATCTGGAAGAGGGAAACGAATTAACCAAAGTTGATATTTTGCTGACCAGTAATAAGTGGGATCAGGTTTACTTCAATGCAATTTGTGAAAGCACCGTGAGGAACGTCCATTTACTCCAAGTTTTCGACGACAAAAGTTGTACTTCAGTTCTAAGTAAGGAAAACAGATTTTCATTGGAAGCAATGGAATCTGAAGAGGGACGTATCgatgaaaagaaaattttcacataTCTCGATCATCCTCTGAATGCTATTTGTTCACCACCTGGAATGGGTAAAAGCACGCTGATGTCTCGGTTGAGCAGCTTCTGCCCGTCCACTTACTGGAGTGTCCGTGCAAATTTGATCAGTCACAAAAGAGTTTTCAAGAAGGAACCTGTGCACGATGACATATTGCATCATTTTGTTCAAGAAGAGGAAGATGCATTTGCGGTTAAGATTCGTTCGAtgcttttacaaaataaaagaatgtatttttttctcgACGGATTGGACGAAATAGATAGTGACGGTCTTCAGATCGCTTTGGATTCTATTAAGTACATCTCCTCGTTGGGTCATCGCGTGTGGATTACTTCTCGTGAAAATTTGGAGCAAATAGTGTCGCATAGCCTAAACATATTTCCCATAAAAATTGAAGAGCTGACAGAAAAGGAGCAGAAGACATACATCCAAAAGCGTCTACAGGATTTCTACCAAGAAGATGAAATTGAACGCATTACGAATAAAATATACGCAAACGTGGATATCGTTAACAGTCGACACTTGTTAGGAGTCCCTTTACAGTTATTCATGgttacagaaaattttcgcgacaatacaaatttatggAGAGAACCCGATCAAGAAATATTTGTGTTGaccaaaatgtataaaatatttttccaaggAAAGAAGAACCATCAACATCGAAAAGTGGGAGTGCACGAACACGAGGACCAGATCGGATTTGACTTTGACCTGTATCTGGAACAATACGAATTGCCAGCACTGAAGTCATGTCTGGATACCATAACTTTCGACAAGTTAAAGATCAATTTGGAAAAGAGTCAAAActtcttggaaaaattaaaaaccggAGACCCGTTTGGAATAGTCAGTAGAGTGACCGACGATAATCAAGCCATCTTCAACCACCAGACGTACGCAGAATTTTTTGCGTGTGCGTGGCTGAAGAAGAATCTGGACAAGGTGTCGCTGCTGCAAGATAGCttatttaccaaaaaaaatcaaaatctgAAATTGATATTCGATATTATGTTGGCTGAAAAAAGTGAACTTCACTTGGCTGTAATCTACAGAGATactaatttagttttaaagcaTTTGCACAAGAATGAAGTGAAAGATGAAGGTGGTCGAAATCCACTTCAGTTATTGTGCACGTATGGCGTCAGATATCCTGTTTTAATCAAAATGTACGGGCCACTATATTGGGAGAAGGAAATCGAAGGAGTCTCTACACAGTACAGAGAAATATTCAAGATGCTCTCACATTGTGATGTATTTCAAAAGGATGATGTCTTTCGATGGAACTGTTTTGACTACACTATTCGACTCCGCAACTTGTTCGCTGTAGATCGATTTTTAGAAAGATCTGAAGACTCGATAAGCCTTGAAAGTTCATTCATACACTATGACACTATCACACTTGCATATTATTCATCAAAGATGGTTTAtccaaatttattacgtgCTGCCATTACAAAAAACTCAATAGCTCTATCAGTGAGATTCGGATATCGCAGTTTGACGTTGTTGCACGTGGTCattgaagaaattaaaaagaatAACGAAATTGCACCATCTATAATGGAGGAAGGCATACAAGTGATAACAACGTTAATAGAATGCGGTTTAGATGTAGATGGACAATGTCTCTGTAAGAGAACCGCGTTGCATTACGCTTCTGAACTTAATAACGATGTGATCGTTAAAGTCTTATTGGAACAAGGAGCAAATATCAATTTGACGGATAAGAATGGACAGAACGCACTACATATTGCTCTCCAAAATTCTGAAGTAAACATGagaataataaaactcttgaTAGATAAAGGGATAGATGTGGAAACCAAAGATCAGAAAGGAAAAACTCCATTACATTTTTGTTGCAGTAGACTACATTACGATGCTTTGATAATGCTGCTTAATCATGATCTTCCCACAAAAGTTGTCACTAAAAAGAAGAGAAACTTATTACACGCAATATGGAGACAACGCAAACCAAATAAAAACGTGATGAGCTCGCTGATCAGTAAAGGCGTAGACGTGAATGTTAAAGACTTTCGTGGACGTACTCCCTTACATTATACTTGCTGCCGTGATTTTGATCTGTTAGATCTATGCTCTTTCGATCATTCTGACACTTCAAAAGCAAACATAATATCTTGTTTACTAGAAAATGGTGCCAGTGTAAACGCTAAAGATTTGGAGAACAAAAGTATACTTTACTTTGCTGTTTGCACGAGTAATTACAACTGTGTAAAGGTACTACTTGATCACGGTGCTGACATTAATGCTGTTTGTGATAACGGGAAGACTGTGTTACATGCAGCTGTCGTAGAAATGTTGTCCCCTGATATTGAGATAATTCAGTTCTTATTAAGTCACGGTGTTGACGCCAACCAACGAGATGGGTTGGAAATGACTGCTCTAGATTATGCTGTAGCATTTAATAGCCCACATCGTTTGGTGAAGATACTATTCGATGCTACAGCACACGATTAG